The following nucleotide sequence is from Coffea eugenioides isolate CCC68of chromosome 3, Ceug_1.0, whole genome shotgun sequence.
TTTCAGTTATCTTGTCCAAGTATTTCATGTGTTATAATACCATGTTATAGCAATACAGGATGGTATGATAAAGAAATTTGTTCCAAAATTTTCTGCTAACTTGTCCCCTTACTCTTTTATTGCTTATCATCAGCTAAATGACCTTTTCTCAGTTGTTATAAGCAACTCGTCAATTTTTAGCCGAATGGCAACTATTGTTTTCCCATTACCTTTGGCATTTATCTCCTTGGAAACTTGTCTTGGTCACAAGGCATGGTAGGTCACTAAATATCACTTCAGAAAGCACTAACGCAATGCCTCTGAATTTAGACTTGGTAAGTTTTTCAATTCTATGCTTTTATTTATCATCTTTGTTTACCTATCTGTAGGAAGTCTTGTCAGATGTGCCACTGGATGACAGAAATAAGGCTAGCAAACTTGCCGGCCAAGGGAAACTAAAACATGTCCGAGTCTCTCACAGGGTATCTCTCAGTCTTATGTTTAGACCTTTTTGTCTTGAGTACCAGTTAGAGGAAACTGAATTCTTGCCTTCAGTTGGATCTTGtctgttccttttttttaagGCATTAAATGTAGATTCTTAATGTGGCAGATTGGAAACCCAATGGACTATGACACTCTAAAGGATACCATCACAAACATTTGGAAATCTTTTAAGAAAGATGAAGATATTCCCTTTTCCATTGTTGTAATATCAGATAGAGAGTGGCTACTTGGAGGTAATGGCTTGTGATATTCATTTGGTTGAAGATTGAGATGGTATTACAAAAACTTTTTCCTCTCGGTTCAGAGCCAGCCAAGGCAGACAAGCATTCTGCATATTCTCTCCTTCTTGCTGAAACTATCTGCAACAAGTTTGGAGTAAATGTAAGTTCTGTCACGTAGCTCTTCTCGTAAACATCGTTGCCCTCTATGAGACTAAATCTTTCTTGCATAGAAATCCTATAAAACATGGTTATACAACCATTTATTCATCTCCAGGAACTTATGGAAAATTTGCTGTCAGTTGAGATTGAATTTGTCAGAATTACTATGGTATAGATATCTACTTTATGAGTACTCAATGATTCAGAAAAAACAAAGATGCAACTCGAAATGATTCGTGAACAACCAACACATAACATAGTTCCATACATGTGATGCTACTAGCCTTTGTATTCTTTTGTTCATTCAATGTGCATTAGGAACTTAAATCAATATCTTTGTCTTGATGGTGATTGCAAATATGGCTACTAGATTGCTTTATTTGTATCTGCACCTCTAGCAGTTGTTTTACTCTTGGGAATTGGGACAATAAAAAGTGCTTATAAAACAAGAATGCtcacctttcttttcttttttttttgttttggggggggggggggggggggggatagATGGGGGAGGGAATCTTTGGTCTGTCACTTAATGGCTTGGATGAAAAGTTATATTAAGATTATATAAGCCACATGGAACTTTAATGTCCCTGTTCTTCTCTCTGTGTGTCTTTGCAATGTTGGGAAACCCACGCACCTATTTTCTGAATGAGGAAAAAGGAAGATATTCTTAGAGTCAACAGAGAACAGCTAACTTTGCCTGCGGATGTGTATCATCCATCAAGAACGGGGCTGAAATACATTTAGTAATCATCTTATACTAATTTAAGTAGCAGCCCCTTTTCAGAAAATAGAATGAGAAGGGTCAGGTAAATTTTATTGGGAGCTGCCTAAGGGATAAAATGAGATTGCATATCCTCCACATAGTTTTACTATTTGTGAAGGATTAAAAGAAGAGCATCCTCTTATCATTTCTCAtcatgtttaattttttgtgTTCTATTATAGCACTGAGCTATGTCGTCTGCTTCAGATACTGCAATTGTCTAATTGCTGCATAACTATTAGGTACATAACCTAGTTGCAGAAATTGTTGACTCAAAATTGGGGAAACAGGTATTTTCCTTGTGTTGCTGGTTAGAGCAAAAATATATGCAAATTGTCAACATAAAGAATTGTCTTTATAGTTTGGCGAAACTAAATCTCCTGAGCTCACAGATTACAAGAATCAAGCCATCCCTCACTTATATTGCAGCGGAAGAAGTAATGAGCCTTGTAACAGCTCAAGGTTATCAGTTCTGTCTGTTGCTCAAAGAATGTTCTTAACTTAGTTGGACtttgaagaaaaaagagaatgtTTCTCAACAATATATCTACTCATGGTCATAAGATTCTTTGGAAATGGCATGGCAGAAAACAATGAATTGAATGAGGTTTGGGAAGGATATTCTGAATGCTGAGGGAGATGAAATATACGTCAAGGTAACTCTTGCAATAGAAACATTTACATTTATGAAATGCTCTAAGTTGTTGTTTTAGGGATGAGCCATGATAAAGTCGTAAGAAAGCATATAATTCTGCACAAAACACTAAATTATTCATTCGTCTTGTAGTCGATATAGCCAATTCTAGATTGAGCTTGGTGGTGTTGTTCTTGCACTAACTAGAATCAAATCTAATACCTCGTTGAGAGAGCAGCTGGTGGTGGTTGTCACCATACCCCTTAAATCTAGGACTTTGACTCTATTGAGAGCTTCTGAGTGATGAAACTAGTTTTTCTTATTCTATATCCCGGAATCGAACACTAAGTTTCTTGAcatgctttttattttttaggatATTAGTCTCTACATGCAAAGGGGGGAGAACCCCTCATTTGCGGAGCTTGCTGAAAGAGCCAACTTGCGGGGAGAAGTTGCCATTGGCTACATGAAAAACAACAAGAAGGTATACTGTCTGATTTGTTTGTCCAAATGGAAAAAAACACTTTCAGGCTCATGCTAATACATTCTTTACTGCAGGTTATCAACCCAGTTCCCAAGTCAGAACCGTTATCTCTTCAATTGATTGATCATCTAATTGTGATATCTGAAATGGAAGGAGAACAACCTATTGCTTTGTCATAAAAGGGAAAATCACTGAAAAAGTTCCGCTTGCTCCTTTTTCTGATTCTATGAGCTGGGGCATCATTGCTAACATTACTTGCAAATTTTGAATGTTACACAGTTTTTGTCAGGATCCATGCAAAAAAGGCTACACGTAAGACAATATTTTTTCTAAGGATAGTTGTAATGCTGGCCATGGTACATTCTCATCCTTAACCATTGGCTGCCTCTGGCTCAATTTGCATGTAATTGTTACTGTTATTTATTGGCTGCCTCATGGAAGGCTTGTTAAATTGATATTTGTCTTTAATTCATTATTATTGGTGTTACATATACATTGTTCTAGTGCAAGTTCATTCTGGCTACTTTCCAGTCTCAGAGGAACAAACTAGTCTCAAAGGTGAGCACTCCCTCACCTTTTGTACGATCTTGGATTCTCATCAGTTTCACCTTCTGCCTGTCTTAAATCTCCTTCGCCCCCTTCCCCACAACCCGTCCCATGGTAAATGCATGATTATATGGTGCTGATGGGAAGCAAGTGGAAGAAAAAGTGCTTATTTTAGTTATCAAGAAAACGTAGTAGAAACAAAGTAAATATTATTGATGTAGTAGGAGGGACAAATACATAAATCCGGAAACATGACATAGTGGTACAAGAGATGCATACAATTAAGTTTGACAGAATGTTCAAGAGAGCAAGGGACATTATTAGTTGATGGAGTTCTTAATCCTAAGCTGATCAACATAACTCAGATAAGCAGGACAATCTGAACAATTTGAAACCTAGTGCCATTTTTCTGAAGTTTTCTGGACTTGTACTGCTAAGCATAGACATCAGGATTTTGGACCAGGTAGGCCTCCACTGCCTTGTACATTCCTAAGGCCTTCTCTTTGCCAGCCTTAACTTCCTCCTCTTTAATTGCAAAATCTCCCACCGTGCAGTACGTGTTTGTCATCTTGGCAACTGTACCGCCACTGGGTGATGTTTCAAATTTCACTTCGTAACTGATTTTCTCAAGATTTGCAGACAAGGCATCACCTTCAATCAATGTGTAATTGTAGGTGTATGTCTCCTCATTAAGCTCATCAATCTTATACTTTAAATAACTGACATTCTTTCCTGCAATGCATGTCCATGGAAAGGAAACTTAAAGATGTGAAAAAACATACACGAACTAGAGGGATGATTGAATGGGAATTCAACATATTTATGTCACAACAATGATGACTTGCATAAAATTGCTGCAGATCATTAGAATGTATGAATGCTCACATTTtaatatgtaaaatttgaaaagCAACGTGTTCCTGAGGACTATCAACTTGTGTTTTCTACGAGTAATACCGTCATTTCTATGATAAGATCTCTCACATGCAACTAAATATAATGTGAAATCTTGAACAAGTTAAATTAGAACAGAATAAGCTAGAATTGGCTCTTGCCTTCTGCAAGGTTGATTTGCTTGATGCTTCCAGTTCCTCCATTGCCTTGGAGAATTTCAATGCTTTTGAAAGCTTGTGGCAAGAGCTTGGGAAACAGGTAGTGAGAGTCAAGAACCGAGGCCTTGAACAGCCTTGCTGGAGGGATAGAGTAAGTGTATTCCTCGGAGAAAGTAATGACACCCATTCTGTTTTTTTCTAAAGAATGTAAAAACCCTGATTCAGTATAAGGCGATCACCTGTTTGTTTGCTTTGGTGGAACTCAAGGACACAGTAATATAGTATTTATAGGGCAAAGCTAAAGGATTTTGTTCTTTCAAATTGCATGCAGTTTCTTTGTACGTACCATACTCTGCACGGTGTCTTTTGTATATAGGCCTATTAAGAAGTGGCACATTGCCCATTACTCCAAACATTTTAGTTTAAGCAGATTTACAGGCTAAATCATACCAAATGCGCACAGAAATGTTGATATTTTACTtgttattttcacaattttgcATAAACCAGCTAGTTTAATCAAAGATTAGTTGCAGCCTATACAATTGTTCTCTACACAATTTTGCCcattgaagaatgaagatgCTGCCATTTGGCAAGATTAGCACAGTCGCCAACTGACCGTCTAGCATAGATTCTAAATCCTGTCTGTTGTGGTTACAATATGAAGCAATAAGCCCAAACACAATAAGAAACCAACAAGAAGACACTCATATGGTTCATATCGGGGGATTTTGAGAGAGTATGAAAATCTGATAACTTGATATCATACTTGGACTGACTTATGTTCATTCAGAAGAGGACAATTATAGGAATACACATTGGCCATGAAGAACTCCTTTTGTGACTATCTATAAATAGATGCATTTGATCCACAACATCATCAGCTCGAAACCACCTCGTTACATTTGCCCAAGTGGCAGAACTAGTAAAGCTAAGTAATCTGAAAGATCATGGCTGCAACCACTTTCAGCCATGAATACACTTACACCATTCCACCAGCAAGGCTATTCAAGGCCTCAGTTCTTGACTCTCACAACTTGTTCCCCAAGCTCTTGCCCCAAGCTTTCAAGAGCATTGAAATCCTCCGAGGCAATGGAGGTTCTGGAAGCATCAAGCAAATCAACCTTGGCGATGGTAAGTGAGGAGGTGATTTTCGACCAGCTGAGATGAGTCCTCCGGATTGAGGGAAGTTCCTATCTCGGATGAGTCACTGCGGCGTAGTCACCTGCAAAGGTTACAAGAGGGGCTGAATCCCCCGGTGTAACTCCGAAGCTTGAGTCAGTTCGGGAGTACTAGAATAGTTTTATGAGGTGAGAGTAGGTAGTGTTACCAGAAATTGGTCATCCCCCTCTTTAGTAGAGGCGTTGGGTATTTATAGAGAACGGATTGGAGAGAGGGAATGCCTGCACAGGTCCCCAGAGATATGAGATCGTCAGCGCATCCAATGGATTTGACTGATCACTAGGAAGGGACATGATGGGACGTTTTCGTCAGACTCAGGCGGCGTATCAGAGCAGTTGTCCATTCAGATGTCAGGGATCAGACGTGTCAGGTAACATTGATTATATCTTGAGCTCGTCTGGCAGTTATACACCACCTCGGCTACCATCAAGGGATAGCGGGCCGAGCTGCCACTTGAAGAGGCACTACTGGGTGAGGCCTCGGGTCATCCGAGCCGAAATGGCCATCCTCAGTAAGATTTACTACATTAATGCAAGATATCTTTTCTGTTCTCAATTTTTATTAAGCACTTGAGTACATTACTGATCCTCTTCATAAAAAGACGGGAAAAAAAAAGCTTCTCTattgtcaattttttttctcttttgggaTGCAGGTAAGACTCTGAGTTTCTTGAAATATCACATTGATGAGCTCAATGAAGAGACGTATACATATAGCTACACTCTGATTGAAGGAGATGCTTTATCTGACAAGctcgagaaaataacttacGAGGTTAAGTTTGAGCCAACAGCGAATGGTGGTACCATCTCCAAGATGACTAGCAAGTACTATCCCAAAGGAGATTACGTGGTCAACGAAGAAGAGGTCATGGCTGGAAAAGAGAAGGCTTCTGGCATGTACAAGGCTGTGGAAGCCTTCctcctccaaaatccagaagcCTATGCTTAATATTCTCgtttaaaacttcaaatttctagCTTTTTTGCTTCTTGTTTTGCCGTGAACaataattttatgtatttgATTGTCATGCGTGTGTTTATGTTTTCCATGTACTAATAAAATCATTTGATTACGTTGTTCAGTAAGGTTccgattattattttcattCAACCAACTAGCAAGGTTAAAATTCGTTAAATATAATTTTATGCtagaagaaaagaataaaagggAAACACTTTAGCaagatatatacatatatattgtAGTGCGATTCCTTTTGTTATTATTTCGAGACCCTAACTCGATCGGTTTCATAAGTTGAGTTCCGTCTAATTTGATTCACTTCGCGTAATTCTTATTACATTTAGTACAGTTTTGATGGATATACAAGTTAATGCAAACCATTGATTTATTTCGCTTAATTCTTATTacatttgattcaattttaatGGAAATATAAGttaattgaaaatataaatCCGACGAGCCATAGATGAACTAAATCAAGTGAGGTCACTCGTGGACTAATAAGACCTTGTCTGtctaatatttttaaaaattttattactaCATGATTTTTTAGGAATGTTcctttataaatttaaaatttttttggccacccatcaatatttttttaaaaaaattggaaatGGAAATATAATTTgcgagccaaaaaaaaaaaatcaatttcccGTAATTAGTATTACTACTTATTACTAGTTCATCTCCCACCACTATAGTAAATTTTTTAGCTTCGGCGAAGAAGAGGAATGGCGCACGGAGGCTACGGCAAGCGCCGAGTAGCCCAGCGGCAGCAACAAGCCGGCCGCCGCCGACCAAAGTCCCTCGCCGTCGATAAGAAAACGAAACCTAAATCCGTCTCCCTCAAAAACCAAGTTCGTTCCATTGAACGCATGCTCCGCAAAGTACTCactttctctcttctctcacATACACTAAGAAACGCGGACTCATGTATGGCAATTGTTATGAATTATTGGTTAATTGCTTGCTGATGGAATATAAAACcgtcttttttttcccttctgaTTTTCTAGCTGTCGTTTTTGTGGGTTTTATTTGAaaatgtgaaaagaaaaaagtttatTTAGGGAGGAAGAGAAGGGGTATTGGATTCTTGATAGTGTGGCAGCTTGGCTTATTGTTCTATTtatgaaattcttgaagaaaTGTGTAGTTGTGGTCTTTAGAAGTGCCTTTCTGATTGAAGTTCACTATTCTGCTGCTTGTGTTCATTATAGAGATCAGCAGAAATGTAATGAAGTTTGAACTTTGGCTTTTTAGCTTACTCGTGGTTTTGAAAAAGGTAAAAAAGCAGAGAAAATAATGATGGGGTTTATATACTCCTACCATTGCCATAGTGAGGAAAAGTACCCTTAGGTTATTGCGAGGAAAAGTACACTTAGGTTATTGCTCTATATGGAGCTACTGCCAAAGACTTAGCTGTTGTATGAGTTTTCAAATTTGTAGTAGCATAAAACTTCTGCCGGTTTACCTTTTTCCATCAAAAGGATAGGATAAGTAAATGTGGCTAATTTGTGGAAATTGTAAAGTTTGTTCGACATTTGAGATGCTAGCACTGCTGAAAATCTAACATTCTTAATAGCACTGATAAAATCCCCTAGCATCATTTTGTATACTCGGGCCCTTGGTTGTTTTTTTCGagaatttgttttcttttcttgcattttgcaAAGACACATATTGGTCTTGTGTTGTGCACATGGGGGCATATAAGGCTTCAATGTATATTAGCCTAGGCAATGCTGTAGCATTTTTTCCTCGAGTCTGCCTTCCacaatttcaaaaatttctgTTCATTACTGACATGGTGATCATAGAGTGCACTTGTAGAATGCTGCATTAGCTACATCTTGGATATGTAGCTTAATTAGGTGGGGTTTCTCTATTATTCCTTACAGATCATTTTGTAGCATAACAGAACTACTACGCATGAAGATGTTATTCTGGCATCATTTGGTGCCTTTTCCATCATTTTCTTCATTGGCCATGCTTCTGCCTCCTCCTCTTTTCAATTTAGGGGTTTGATTTGTAGATTAATGCTACATAGTTCTTGCTGCTTGATGAGAAGGATATCATTTCCACTGATATGTTCAGGATCTCCCACCAGAAGTTAAAGAAGCCCAAGAAAAGAAGTTGGATGGACTCAAGAAACAACAAGAGAATCTCAATCGTCTGGCTGTGGAACGTAAAATATTCCTCCGCAACAGGAAGATCAAGTTTTTTGGTAAAAAGTGCCTTCCATTATTCAGCTTGATACTTCTTTCAAGTCTTATGAACTTTTGTAACTTCGATGATTGACTTTGGAACCTCGAATATGCGCACGTAGAGAGAAGAAAGATCGAGAGGAGGGTAAGGCGATTGGAAAAGCAGCAGCGCGGTTTGTCTGGTCAACCCCAGGAAGCGGAGCTTGCTAAGCAACTTTCTAAATTGAAAGAAGATCTTGAATATGTCCGTGTAAGTGTTGGTATTGCTTGCAATTTCTATGGATT
It contains:
- the LOC113765041 gene encoding major allergen Pru av 1-like, giving the protein MGNVPLLNRPIYKRHRAEYEKNRMGVITFSEEYTYSIPPARLFKASVLDSHYLFPKLLPQAFKSIEILQGNGGTGSIKQINLAEGKNVSYLKYKIDELNEETYTYNYTLIEGDALSANLEKISYEVKFETSPSGGTVAKMTNTYCTVGDFAIKEEEVKAGKEKALGMYKAVEAYLVQNPDVYA
- the LOC113764987 gene encoding major allergen Pru ar 1-like, coding for MAATTFSHEYTYTIPPARLFKASVLDSHNLFPKLLPQAFKSIEILRGNGGSGSIKQINLGDGKTLSFLKYHIDELNEETYTYSYTLIEGDALSDKLEKITYEVKFEPTANGGTISKMTSKYYPKGDYVVNEEEVMAGKEKASGMYKAVEAFLLQNPEAYA